A genome region from Arthrobacter agilis includes the following:
- a CDS encoding GAF domain-containing sensor histidine kinase gives MNRQPQYLPPESQGQPPTAGIENILSAFAAIADDLDLDTVLERVVSAACRLVDARFGALGVIGPGRLLRPFITVGLDDDEIARIGPLPQGHGVLGLLITEPRPVRLADLRRHPLAYGFPAHHPQMTSFLGVPIRVHDRVFGNLYLTEKRGGADFSDADEQLVVALASAAGIAIENSRLFDESNRRTRWLEGGLDAARQLLGRHTGTHSDLELVAQHALRASQSTLVIVLRDLGHHRGLICEAADGAGAEAHLGRRVRGAALLRDLTATSPPALITGTDLALVLPGTAAETIDTALCSRLPGEGERHFLLIGRASGTVTFSDVDHEMMRSFTSHVSLALELLRAHRRREQEAVFGDRDRIARDLHDVVIQRLFAAGLSIQTLRKYTADAHALDRISAVTTELDATIRELRDTIYSLRSVPQAAPSFTSTVFSLVADAFDGHDLEPVLHLSGPVDSLVEGDRADHLRAILLEGLSNALRHADAQVITITLAASEGQVELAIEDDGRGFTAPARASGLANMRRRAELCGGTLAITSSPGHGTRIHLVMPVDVRQTENAQGWR, from the coding sequence GTGAACAGACAGCCGCAGTACCTGCCCCCGGAATCACAGGGACAGCCCCCCACCGCGGGCATCGAGAACATCCTCTCGGCGTTCGCCGCCATCGCGGACGACCTCGACCTCGACACCGTGCTCGAACGGGTGGTCTCCGCCGCCTGCCGGCTGGTCGACGCCCGGTTCGGGGCGCTGGGCGTCATCGGACCCGGCCGCCTGCTGCGTCCCTTCATCACCGTGGGCCTCGACGACGACGAGATCGCCAGGATCGGGCCGCTTCCCCAGGGCCACGGGGTGCTGGGGTTGCTCATCACCGAACCGCGGCCGGTGCGCCTCGCGGACCTGCGCCGTCACCCCCTCGCCTACGGGTTCCCCGCCCATCACCCGCAGATGACGTCCTTCCTGGGTGTGCCCATCCGCGTCCATGACAGGGTCTTCGGGAACCTGTACCTGACGGAGAAGCGCGGGGGAGCGGACTTCTCCGATGCCGACGAGCAGCTCGTCGTCGCCCTGGCCTCCGCGGCCGGGATCGCCATCGAGAACTCGCGGCTGTTCGACGAGTCGAACCGCAGGACCCGGTGGCTGGAAGGCGGGCTCGATGCCGCGCGCCAGCTTCTCGGGCGGCACACCGGCACCCACAGCGACCTCGAGCTGGTCGCGCAGCATGCCTTGCGCGCGTCGCAGAGTACCCTCGTGATCGTCCTGCGGGACCTCGGCCATCATCGCGGGCTCATCTGCGAAGCCGCCGACGGCGCCGGCGCCGAGGCCCACCTCGGGCGACGTGTGCGGGGGGCCGCCCTGCTCCGGGATCTCACGGCCACCTCGCCGCCGGCCCTGATCACCGGAACCGATCTCGCCCTGGTCCTCCCCGGTACGGCAGCCGAGACGATCGACACCGCCCTGTGCAGCAGGCTCCCCGGTGAAGGCGAGCGGCACTTCCTCCTCATCGGCCGAGCCTCGGGCACCGTGACGTTCTCGGACGTCGATCACGAGATGATGCGGTCCTTCACCTCCCATGTGTCGCTGGCCCTGGAACTGCTGCGGGCCCACCGCCGGCGCGAGCAGGAAGCCGTGTTCGGCGACCGCGACCGCATCGCCAGGGACCTCCACGACGTCGTCATCCAGCGTCTCTTCGCAGCGGGCCTCAGCATCCAGACACTCCGGAAATACACGGCCGACGCGCACGCGCTGGACCGTATCTCCGCCGTCACGACCGAGCTCGACGCGACCATCCGGGAGCTCCGCGACACCATCTACTCCCTCCGGTCCGTCCCCCAGGCCGCACCGAGCTTCACCTCGACGGTGTTCTCCCTCGTGGCCGATGCCTTCGACGGGCACGACCTCGAGCCGGTCCTCCACCTCTCCGGCCCGGTGGACTCCCTCGTGGAGGGGGACCGGGCGGACCACCTGAGGGCCATCCTCCTCGAAGGGCTCTCCAATGCGCTCCGGCATGCCGACGCGCAGGTCATCACCATCACGCTCGCCGCCTCGGAGGGGCAGGTGGAACTCGCGATCGAGGACGACGGCCGTGGCTTCACGGCCCCGGCCCGAGCAAGCGGGCTGGCGAACATGAGGCGCCGGGCAGAGCTCTGCGGAGGCACGCTCGCGATCACCAGCAGCCCCGGTCACGGGACCCGCATCCACCTCGTGATGCCGGTCGACGTCAGGCAGACGGAGAACGCTCAGGGCTGGAGATGA
- a CDS encoding response regulator, whose translation MPGIERGRAPRQVSVFILDDHELVRRGLRELLEDEGFVIVGESASAEEAARRIPALCPDVSILDARLPDGAGIEVCRDVRSVDSSLACVILTSYDDDQALRGAVLAGATGYILKEILGSDLVEKVHLAAEGVSLFETGVRERIVAGLVEASVEDPRLAALTSQEKRVLDLIGAGLTNREIGAELFLAEKTVKNYVSSLLSKLGFQRRTQAAVFISSPERSPSA comes from the coding sequence ATGCCCGGCATCGAGCGTGGCAGGGCCCCGCGGCAGGTCTCGGTGTTCATCCTGGACGACCACGAGCTGGTGCGCCGCGGGTTGCGTGAGCTGCTCGAGGACGAGGGCTTCGTGATCGTCGGGGAGTCGGCGTCGGCGGAGGAGGCGGCCCGGCGGATCCCGGCGCTGTGCCCCGATGTGTCCATCCTGGATGCGCGATTGCCGGACGGTGCCGGGATCGAGGTGTGCCGCGACGTGCGGTCCGTCGATTCGTCGCTCGCGTGCGTGATCCTGACGAGCTACGACGACGACCAGGCGCTCCGGGGCGCCGTCCTCGCCGGGGCGACGGGGTACATCCTCAAGGAGATCCTCGGGTCCGACCTCGTCGAGAAGGTGCACCTGGCCGCCGAGGGGGTGTCGCTCTTCGAGACAGGGGTCCGCGAGCGCATCGTCGCCGGGCTCGTGGAAGCCTCCGTGGAGGACCCGCGCCTGGCCGCCCTCACGAGCCAGGAGAAGCGGGTCCTCGATCTGATCGGAGCCGGGCTGACGAACAGGGAGATCGGCGCGGAACTGTTCCTCGCCGAGAAGACCGTGAAGAACTACGTGTCGTCCCTGCTCTCGAAGCTGGGGTTCCAACGACGGACGCAGGCGGCCGTCTTCATCTCCAGCCCTGAGCGTTCTCCGTCTGCCTGA
- a CDS encoding universal stress protein: protein MTESAGGIALRRPVLVAYDGSDGSKRAVLWASRYAISAQLPLDVVHCWSWPFFTHDLGPVTGVQDSGLRREAERLVAEGQDLAARAEPDLEVRARLVVGFPAETLTRLSAEASLLVTGTRGFGGFAELLIGSVSLRLASSASCPVMVVREARPTYDTVIAAVDGSPASDRATVAAADLARTLHKRLDLLHVRVHRRRTPAPLPSDGRDPVLERAAAQLAGVSGLSVAEESAAGHSAAGLIVERTTTACCVVLGAKGGNALGARLGTTAHAVLHHARGNIGIVP, encoded by the coding sequence ATGACCGAGAGCGCCGGCGGCATCGCCCTGCGACGGCCCGTCCTCGTCGCGTACGACGGCTCCGACGGATCGAAGCGGGCCGTCCTGTGGGCATCCCGGTACGCGATCTCCGCCCAGCTACCCCTCGATGTCGTGCACTGCTGGTCGTGGCCGTTCTTCACCCACGATCTCGGTCCGGTCACGGGCGTGCAGGACAGCGGCCTGCGCCGGGAGGCCGAGAGGCTCGTCGCCGAAGGGCAGGACCTCGCGGCCCGGGCCGAGCCCGATCTCGAGGTCCGCGCACGGCTCGTCGTCGGGTTCCCGGCCGAGACCCTGACGCGGCTCTCGGCGGAGGCATCCCTGCTGGTGACGGGGACCCGGGGGTTCGGCGGCTTCGCCGAACTGCTCATCGGGTCGGTCAGCCTCCGCCTCGCCTCGAGCGCGTCGTGCCCCGTCATGGTCGTCCGTGAAGCCCGGCCGACGTACGACACCGTCATCGCCGCCGTCGACGGTTCACCCGCGAGCGACCGGGCCACCGTGGCGGCCGCCGATCTCGCGCGGACCCTGCACAAGCGCCTGGACCTCCTCCATGTGCGCGTACACCGCCGACGCACGCCGGCCCCGTTGCCGTCCGACGGCCGGGACCCTGTTCTCGAACGGGCCGCGGCCCAACTGGCGGGCGTGAGCGGGCTGTCCGTGGCGGAGGAGTCCGCCGCGGGTCACTCGGCCGCAGGGCTGATCGTGGAACGGACCACGACGGCGTGCTGCGTGGTCCTCGGGGCCAAGGGCGGCAATGCCCTGGGGGCGCGGCTCGGGACCACGGCCCACGCGGTCCTCCACCACGCCAGGGGGAACATCGGGATCGTCCCGTGA
- a CDS encoding multidrug effflux MFS transporter codes for MSTANTTSTSSGRSSVKWILMLGALAALPAITTDMYLPSLPAVADDLGTTQAAAQFTMSGMLIGAGVGQLVIGPFSDRFGRRLPLLIGISLHVVTSILCSMTPDIGSLIALRVCQGFFNAAASVVAIAVIRDRFVGSDAARLLSRLMLVIGVAPLFAPTVGQAIAGAWQWRAVFYALALIGLALVLIVWRFMPESLPREKRRSGDPRRVAGGYLALLRDRHFMALAVIPGLGLAVIMSYVVGSPFVFQDEYGLSQGQFAAVFALNGAAIVGSAQLNAALVRRAAPIRVLRVAVIVQLACALVLLALVLTGLGGIVGLMAGLWLVLGTQGLIPANSSVLALHDYGHMAGTAAAVIGALQSGVAGLVSPLVGLLGGDALAMVCVMLSVAALTLVVLGLGTPAYRKGGWRERDGMDPGPTATAGETEEREAEQVEAQGPDQR; via the coding sequence GTGAGTACCGCGAACACCACCAGTACCTCGTCCGGCCGCTCCAGCGTCAAGTGGATCCTGATGCTGGGAGCCCTCGCGGCCCTTCCGGCCATCACGACCGACATGTACCTCCCCTCCCTCCCGGCGGTCGCCGACGACCTCGGGACCACCCAGGCCGCGGCGCAGTTCACCATGTCCGGCATGCTCATCGGCGCGGGCGTGGGCCAGCTCGTCATCGGGCCGTTCTCTGACCGGTTCGGCCGACGCCTGCCCCTGCTCATCGGGATCTCGCTCCATGTCGTGACGTCGATCCTGTGCTCGATGACGCCGGACATCGGCTCCCTGATCGCCCTGCGGGTCTGCCAGGGCTTCTTCAACGCGGCCGCCTCGGTGGTCGCCATCGCCGTCATCCGCGACCGGTTCGTCGGCTCGGACGCCGCACGGCTGCTCTCGCGGCTGATGCTCGTCATCGGGGTCGCACCCCTCTTCGCCCCGACCGTCGGGCAGGCCATTGCCGGCGCGTGGCAGTGGCGCGCCGTGTTCTACGCCCTCGCGCTCATCGGACTCGCCCTCGTGCTCATCGTGTGGCGCTTCATGCCGGAATCCCTGCCCCGTGAGAAGCGGCGCTCGGGGGACCCCCGGCGCGTCGCCGGCGGCTACCTGGCGCTGCTCCGCGACCGGCACTTCATGGCCCTCGCGGTGATCCCCGGCCTCGGACTCGCCGTGATCATGAGCTACGTGGTCGGTTCACCCTTCGTCTTCCAGGACGAGTACGGCCTCAGCCAGGGCCAGTTCGCCGCCGTGTTCGCGCTCAACGGTGCGGCGATCGTGGGGTCGGCCCAGCTCAACGCCGCCCTGGTCCGGCGTGCGGCACCCATCCGCGTGCTCCGGGTCGCCGTGATCGTGCAGCTGGCATGCGCACTCGTCCTCCTCGCCCTCGTACTCACCGGTCTCGGCGGCATCGTCGGGCTGATGGCGGGCCTGTGGCTGGTGCTCGGGACGCAGGGACTGATCCCTGCGAACTCCTCCGTGCTCGCACTGCACGACTACGGACACATGGCCGGTACTGCCGCCGCCGTGATCGGCGCCCTGCAGTCCGGCGTGGCAGGCCTGGTGAGCCCGCTCGTCGGCCTCCTCGGCGGCGATGCGCTGGCAATGGTGTGCGTGATGCTCTCCGTCGCCGCCCTCACGCTCGTGGTCCTGGGCCTCGGCACACCCGCCTACCGCAAGGGCGGCTGGCGGGAGCGGGACGGCATGGACCCGGGCCCGACGGCGACGGCCGGCGAGACGGAGGAACGCGAGGCCGAGCAGGTGGAGGCGCAGGGCCCCGACCAGCGCTGA
- a CDS encoding metallophosphoesterase family protein, whose protein sequence is MDLTMTLLADTHVPKRAKDLPDEVWAAVGASDVVVHAGDWTEAALLDELESRSRRLIACYGNNDGPELRRRLPEVARAELDGVRLAVVHETGQKQGREARMEALYPDVDVLVFGHSHIPWDTRTASGVRLLNPGSPTDRRRQPYCTYMTAVISAGHLEVTMHRLPLR, encoded by the coding sequence ATGGACCTCACCATGACACTCCTCGCCGACACCCACGTCCCGAAGCGCGCGAAGGACCTCCCGGACGAGGTGTGGGCAGCGGTCGGGGCCTCGGACGTCGTCGTGCATGCCGGGGACTGGACGGAGGCGGCCCTGCTGGACGAGCTGGAATCCCGCTCGCGCCGGCTCATCGCCTGCTACGGCAACAACGACGGCCCTGAGCTCCGGCGTCGCCTGCCCGAGGTCGCGCGGGCGGAGCTCGACGGCGTACGCCTCGCGGTGGTGCACGAGACCGGCCAGAAGCAGGGCCGCGAGGCCCGCATGGAGGCCCTGTACCCCGACGTCGACGTCCTGGTGTTCGGACACAGCCACATCCCCTGGGACACCCGGACCGCGTCCGGGGTGCGGCTCCTCAACCCCGGCTCCCCCACCGACCGCCGGCGCCAGCCGTACTGCACCTACATGACGGCCGTCATCAGCGCAGGCCACCTGGAGGTCACCATGCACCGGCTGCCGCTCCGCTAA